Part of the Virgibacillus necropolis genome, ATCACGTTTGGAACCACCTGGTTGGATGATCGCAGTTACTCCAGCTTTTACAGCCGCTTCAACCGTATCAGGCATTGGGAAAAATGCATCTGATGCCAAGACAGATTTCGTAGCTTTTTCACCAGCCTGTTCAATAGCAATAGTAGCAGAGCCAATTCGGTTCATCTGACCAGCACCAATTCCAACTGTTTGATTATCTTTTGCCAAAACAATCGCATTGGACTTCACGTGCTTAACTGCGCGCCAAGCGAACAATAAATCAGCTACTTCTTTTTCAGATGGTTTACGCTCCGTTGGATATGTCCACTCATCTTTAGCTGCCATTCCTTTATCTTGTTCTTGTACTAACAATCCACCATTGACGCTAGTGATTTTTTTTGAGCTACCTTTACTGTCTTCCATTGAAACCTCAAGTAATCGAATATTTTTCTTTTCGGTTAAAATTTCCAACGCTTCTTTTGTAAAACTAGGTGCAATGACGATTTCAAGGAAAATTTCACGTAGTAATGAAGCAGTATCTGCATCTACCGAGCGATTACATGCCACAATTCCGCCAAAAATTGAAATAGAATCAGCTGCATAAGCTTTTTCAAAAGCGTTAACCATTGAATCACTCACACCAATTCCGCATGGGTTCATATGTTTTACAGCAACTGCAGTAGGCTCCGTGTATTCAGCAATGATTTCTAAGGCCGCGTTTGCATCTTGGATATTGTTGTACGACAATTCCTTACCGTGCAACTGCTTAGCTGCAGCTAAACTATATGATGACACTTTTGCATCTTTATAAAAAGCTGCTTGCTGATGTGGGTTTTCCCCGTAACGTAACGATTGAACTTTTTCATAGGTAACGGAATATGAGTCTGGGTACTGGGCATCCGTTTGCTCATTAAAATATCCTGCAATTAACGCATCGTAATGTGCTGTGTGGCGAAACACTTTCGCTGCAAGCTCCAAGCGTTTTCCCCCATCTAGCTCACCTTGCTTCAAGGCTGTTAAAATATCTGTGTAGTCAGCAGGATCAACAACGACCGCAACATTCGTAAAGTTTTTTGCTGCTGCACGAAGCATTGTAGGGCCGCCGATATCAATATTTTCTATTTTATCTGCATCTGTTGTGTTTTCATTTGCTAACGTTTCTTGGAATGGATATAGGTTCACGATAACCAAATCAATTGGTGTAATGTTATGTTCATTAAGCTGAGCTTGATGCTTTTCGTTTTTCAGGTCTGCTAATAATCCTCCATGGATAGAAGGATGTAATGTTTTTACACGACCATCTAAAATTTCCGGAAAATCAGTGATATCCTCAACCGCGCTAGCAGCAACACCCGCTTGTTGCAAAGCCTTTAGTGTTCCACCAGTTGAGATGATTTCATAATCAAGTTCCACTAAACCTTTTGCAAAAGCTACGATATTTTCTTTATTAGAAACACTTATAAGTGCACGCTTCGTCATGGAAAAAACTCCTTGCTATTATCTATTTAGTACATGCTTAATCACTTTTGGATATAGTCGATGTTCGATTTCTTGAATGCGGTGTTTTAACGTTTCTTCGGTATCACTAGGTAAAACTTCTAATGCTTCCTGATCAATAATCGGCCCAGTATCGACACCTTCATCAATAAAATGAATCGTTACTCCTGTTGTATGA contains:
- the purH gene encoding bifunctional phosphoribosylaminoimidazolecarboxamide formyltransferase/IMP cyclohydrolase translates to MTKRALISVSNKENIVAFAKGLVELDYEIISTGGTLKALQQAGVAASAVEDITDFPEILDGRVKTLHPSIHGGLLADLKNEKHQAQLNEHNITPIDLVIVNLYPFQETLANENTTDADKIENIDIGGPTMLRAAAKNFTNVAVVVDPADYTDILTALKQGELDGGKRLELAAKVFRHTAHYDALIAGYFNEQTDAQYPDSYSVTYEKVQSLRYGENPHQQAAFYKDAKVSSYSLAAAKQLHGKELSYNNIQDANAALEIIAEYTEPTAVAVKHMNPCGIGVSDSMVNAFEKAYAADSISIFGGIVACNRSVDADTASLLREIFLEIVIAPSFTKEALEILTEKKNIRLLEVSMEDSKGSSKKITSVNGGLLVQEQDKGMAAKDEWTYPTERKPSEKEVADLLFAWRAVKHVKSNAIVLAKDNQTVGIGAGQMNRIGSATIAIEQAGEKATKSVLASDAFFPMPDTVEAAVKAGVTAIIQPGGSKRDQDSIDVCDQHGIAMVYTGMRHFKH